In Marinifilum sp. JC120, the sequence GACCAGGTCTCCAACCGGCCGTCTCTCTTCATTATCTGCGTGGGCATGATCTCTCCTTGGAGGAATGTAGTTCTGGATGGTCAGGTTAAAGCCATCCGGAATGTATCCTTTGGCGGTTTCGACATCTTCATCTGTAAGGATAGGCATCTTGGTCAGACGAAAATAGAAGGCTTTGGGGTTGGCTTCGGCAAGCTCAAAAATCCTCTCAAGGTTTTTCTGCGCAGCTTCAGCGGTAACGGCCTGCCCGGTCAGGGCAGGATACTTTTCATACGGTCCTTTAACGTCAACGGCGAACATGTCCGCCAATCCCTGCTGAAGAATATCTTCCAGAACTTCAGGAAGCATTCCGTTGCTGTCCATCTTGATAGGCAGCTTGGATACTTGTTTGATTTCATAGAGGATTTCTCCGAGGTTAGGTACCGTTGTAGGCTCGCCACCAGTGATTGTGACCCCGTCAAGCCATTTTGCTCGGTTCCTTAGGAAAGATTTCATGTCCTCTCTGGATAGAAGCGGCAGCCTCTCCATGTTCCACGCCATGTCGAAGTTGTGACAGGTAGGGCAGTTCAAGTTGCATCCGCCAAGGAAGAATACACAGCTGGTCCGGCCCGGCCAGTCGCAAAGGCTGAGCGGTTCAATACCGCGAAGATGATTCCATCCAGAAGAGAGTTCGTTCATAGTTTTATTTTGATGAATGTATGTTGTTTTACAGAGATCTTTTTCTTAGATTCAGTCTCATGCCCCGTAAATCAGGGGCTGAAACAGGTACGGGAAGAATACTAACTCAGGGTATGAGTTTTGTACAGGGGGGTGAGTGAAAAATTGTTGTTACATTGTCATATTTAGCGATTATTGGTGGTAATTGGGAAATGTTTGAAAAACGAAAAAGTTTTCCACAGGTTCGTAACCTTAAAAGAGGTCGAAAAAACAGGACTTTTTCTAAACAAAGTTTAGAAAAAAAGTTGTTTTCAAAGTAAGGAATTGGTTTTTGACAAGGAGTGGAAAATAGTAAGGAAGGTTGTGCGGTTGCACAAAATGATCAGTTCTTTTAGC encodes:
- a CDS encoding anaerobic ribonucleoside-triphosphate reductase activating protein; translated protein: MNELSSGWNHLRGIEPLSLCDWPGRTSCVFFLGGCNLNCPTCHNFDMAWNMERLPLLSREDMKSFLRNRAKWLDGVTITGGEPTTVPNLGEILYEIKQVSKLPIKMDSNGMLPEVLEDILQQGLADMFAVDVKGPYEKYPALTGQAVTAEAAQKNLERIFELAEANPKAFYFRLTKMPILTDEDVETAKGYIPDGFNLTIQNYIPPRRDHAHADNEERRPVGDLVD